CGCGCCGCCCGGGTGTGGGAGGCCTCGCACCGGGACATCCTGCGCCGCCCCATCGACTCCCCCCGGGACCTGGCCGCCCTGGCCTGGCGGCTCGGCGACCTCGCCGCCATCGGCCCCGGCCGCACCCTGCGCGGGCTGGGCCGCAGCCACCTGTCCGACCCCCGGCTGCGGATGCTGCTCGACCGGTACGCCACCTACACCGGCGCCGACCCGCGCCGCGCCCCGGCCGCCCTGGTCGCGGTCCCCTACGCCGAACTGGCGTACGGCGGCTGGTACCTGCGCGGCGGGCTGGGCACCCTCGCCGACGCGCTGCTGTCGCGCTGCCTGGACCTGGGCGTGGTCGTGCAGACCGGCACCACGGTCACCCGGATCGACGCCACGGGCGGCCGGGTGCACGGGGTACGCCTCGCCGGCGTCGCCGCGCCGGTCCCCGCCGACGCGGTGGTGGCCAACGTCGACGCGCTCACCCTCTACCGGGACCTGCTGCCCAGCCCTCGCCGGCTGGCCGGCCTCGGCGACCGCAGCCTGGCCGGCTTCGTGTTGCTGCTGGGCGTACGCGGCGACACCGGGCTGGCCCACCACAACGTCTTCTTCCCCCGCGACTACGACGCCGAGTTCGACGCGGTCTTCGGCGACCCGGGGCGGGGGATCCGGGCCCGGCCGGCGCTCGACCCGACCGTCTTCGTCACCGTCGCCGACGACCCGTCGGTCCGCCCGGACGGCCACGAGGCGTGGTTCGTGCTGGTGAACGCCGCCCGTCACGGCACCGCCGCCGGGGCGGTGGACTGGCGCCGGCCGGGGTTGGCCGAGGCGTACGCCGACCGGATCCTCGACGTGCTCGCCGAGCGCGGGGTGGACGTCCGGGACCGGCTGGTGTTCCGGGAGATCCGTACCCCGGCCGACCTGGACGCGGCGACCGGCGCCCCCGGCGGGGCGATCTACGGCACCGCGGGTGGCCTGCTCCGCCCGGCCAACCGGGGCCCGGCGGCCGGGCTGTGGCTGGTCGGCGGCTCCGGCCACCCCGGCGGCGGCCTCCCCATGGTCACCCTCTCCGCCGAGATCGTCGCCCAGGACATCGGCCCCGCCTGGTGACCTGACCGCCGCCCCAACCACCCTCCGACACGAAAAGAGGCCCCTCCCGCCCCGGAGGAGGGGCCTTTTTCACGGAAAGAGTGGCCTCCGAGACCCAGGGGGCCACTCTTTCCGTGAAACTGCGCGTCCGGCTGAGCGGTCAGCCGGCGTCGAGGAGGGCGCGGCGGACGGCGGAGAGGAGCTGGCCGAGGCCGAAGCCGGCCAGCAGGACCCAGACGGTGGTGGCCATGGTGATCGTGCCGGCGGTCAGGTCGGTGTCGATCAGGCCGGCGAGCCCGGCGACCAGCAGGCCGACCAGGGCCACGCTGACCCGGGTGGGGCGCTCCCCCACGGTCACCGTGCCGATCTCCCGCATCCCCGCGGCGACCGCCCGGGCACGGACGTACTCGTGCAGCCAGGACAGGCCACCGGCGGCGGCGACCAGCGCGCCCGGCGCACCGAGCAGCCAGAACGCGGTCAGCCAGGCGGCCTCGCCGAGCCGGTCGGCGACCGAGTCGTAGACGTAGCCGAGGCGGGTGGTCCGGTTGGTGGCCACCGCCACCGCGCCGTCGACGCTGTCGGCCACCGCGGCGAGCAGCACGAAGAGCGCGCCGAGGACCGGCCCGTCCCCCGGCCGGCCGACCAGCAGCGGTACGCAGAAGCAGAGCAGCACCCCGACCACGGTGACGGCGGTCGGGCCGACCCGGAGCCGGCCCAGCACGAAACCGACGTGGTAGGCGAAACGCAGCCAGGCGCGTACCACCGGGGCGGCGGCCCGCGGGTCGAACCCGCCGTGCAGTCGCGCCCACGCCGTCGCGTACTGGTCCCAGTTCAGCTGTGTGCCCACCACGGGAACAACCGTAGAAGGGCGGTGCGGGTGTCGGCGGGACGGGTGGTCACACCCGCGCGTCGGCCTGCAGGTGCTGCCAGACCTCCCGGGTCGCGGTGGACCGGTTGAGGGTGATGAAGTGGATCCCCGGCACTCCCTCGTCGAGCAGCTTGGCGCACATCTCGCTGGCCTGCTCGATGCCGAGCCGCCGGACCGCCTCCGGGTCGTCGGCCACCTGGGCGAACCGCGCGGCCAGGGCGGGCGGGAACGGCGCCCCGGAAAGCTGCACGGACCGCTCGATGGTGCCGATCTGGGTCACCGGCATCACCCCGGCCAGGATCGGGGTGTCGCAGCCGGCCGCCGCGACCCGGTCCCGCAGCCGCAGGTAGTCGTCGGCGTCGAAGAACATCTGGGTGATCGCGAACTCGGCCCCCGCCCGGCACTTGCGGACGAAGTGCGCGGTGTCGGTGGCCACGTCCGCCGAGCGCGGATGCTTGTACGGGAAGGCGGCCACCCCGACGCTGAAGTCACCGGCGTCCCGGACCAGCCGGACCAGGTCCTCGGCGTAGTGCACGCCCTCCGGGTGCGGCACCCACTCGCCGCCCGGGTTGCCCGGCGGGTCGCCCCGCACGGCGAGCACGTTGCGCACCCCGACGCCGGCCAGCCGGCCGATGACGTGCCGCAGCTCGGCGACCGAGTGGTTGACGGCGGTCAGGTGCGCCATCGGCAGCAGGGTCGTCTCGGTGGCGATCCGCTCGGTGACCGCGACCGTGGTGTCCCGGGTCGAGCCGCCGGCACCGTAGGTGATCGAGACGAACGAGGGGCGCAAGGACTCCAGCTCGCGGATCGCCTGCCAGAGCAGCCGCTCGCCCTGGGCCGTCTTGGGCGGGAAGAACTCGAACGAGAAGGTCGGCCGGCGGTCGCGGATCAGCTCCCCGATTGCCGGTTGGGGATTGGGGAGAACCGAGGGGAGACCGAGCGCCACGCACCGACTCTAGCGGGCATCGCGCGCGGCACCCATGAGCTTCCCAGCCGGCGGGCACGCGGAGCGTCGTACCCCGGGGGTAGAACGGTGCCAGCGCGGCGGGCGGCCGACGGCCGGTCCCGGGGGCCCGCGCGGGGGTCAGCACGTTCCGGCGACGCGCCGGTCGGTCCAGCCGGACGGCCGCGTCGTCGCCCGCGCCGAGCCCTCCCGGAGGACCGATGACCCCGTTCCCGCCATCCGGCCCGCGCCTGCTCGGGCCGTTCCTGGCCGAGCTGCGACTGGCCCGCGGCTGGAGCCAGCAGCGGATCGCCGCCGAGCTCTGCGCCGCCTCCGGGGTGCCCACCCTGACCCGGCACGAGGTCTCCCGGTGGGAACGGCAGCTGCGGCTGCCCGGCGACTTCTGGCTGGGCTGGCTCGCCGTCGTGCTCGGCGTGCCCGGCGAGCTGCTCACCGACGCGGCGGCCCGCAGCCGCCGGTGGGGTGCTCCGGCGGGAGGGCCGGTCGGCGTCCGGTCCCGCCCCGGGCGGCCTTGCTCGCCCTGGCGCACCGCTGGCTGGCCGATCCGTCCGGCGTCCCGCTCGGTGGCCCGCCGTGGTGTCCCCTGCCGGGCCCGGACGGGGCGGACCCGGACGGCACCGGTCCCCGGCCCGGTCCGGCCCGCCCGGCGGCCGAGGAGGTGGCCGAGCTGCGCCGGTGGGACGACCTCTCGGGCGGCGCGGACCTGGCCGGCCACGGCCTGCGCCGGCTGCGCCGGACCGCCCGGGCGGTCACCGTCGCCGGGCCGGCGGCCGCCGGCGGCTGCTGCCCGTCCTCGCCGAGGCGGCCCAGCTCAGCGGCTGGCTGAGCGCCGACGCCGGTGACCCGGCCGGCGGGCTGGACGCCTACCGGCTGGCGCTGCGGGCGGCCGGCGTGCCGGTGACCGGGCGCTGGCCGGACACGTGCTCGGCTCGGCCAGCCACCTGCTCGCCGGCGTCGGCGACGTCGAGGGTGCGCTGACCCTCGCCCGGACCGGGTACGCCGGCTCGCGCGGCGTCGCCTCGCCCGGGCTGCGGGCGCTGCTGCTGCACCGGGTGGCCCTGGCGGCCGCGCTGGGCGGACGACGACGTGCCGCCCGGCAGGCGCTGACCGCGGCCGGGCGGCTCGGCGCACCGGTCCCGGAGCGGGAACCGACCTGGCTCTACTGGCTCGACGACGCGGAGCTGGCCGCGATGACCGGCCGCACGCTGGTCGCGCTCGACCGGCCGGGGCCGCCGTGCCGTTGCTCGACCCGGTCGCCCGGGGCGGGGCCGCCCGCGCCGCGCGGCCGTCTACGGCGGCTGGCTGGCCCGTGGCCTGCTCCAGCTCGGCGAGGTCGAGCAGGCCTGCGCGGTGGCCGGCGACGCGCTGCTCGACGCCGTCCGGTCGGGCTCACCCCGGGCGGCCGGCCAGCTCACCGAGGTACGCCGCCGGCTCGCCGCGCACCACGACGAGCCCGCGGTACGCCGGTACGGCGCGCTGCTCACCGCCGCCCGTCCCTGGCTGCCGGTCGGGGTGAACCGCCCGACCCGACCGGCCCGTCGGCAGGGGCCCGGACGGACAGCACGCGCGGCGCGCCGACCCGGCGACACGACGCGACCAACGGGGACCGGCTAGCGTCGGGGCGTGACCCACGCTGCTCCCGTCTCCCCCGTCGACCGCGCCGGCCTGCGCCAGCGGATCGACAAGGCCCTCACCGAGTTCCTCGCCGGCCAGCGCGGCTGGATGGCCGACGTCGACGACGCGCTCGCGCCGGTCGCCGAGGCGATCGAGGCCTTCGTGCTCGGCGGCGGGAAGCGTCTGCGCCCCGCCTTCGCGTACTGGGGTTACCGGGGCGCCGGCGGGGTGGACACGGACCAGGTGGTGACGACCCTCGCGGCGCTGGAGTTCGTCCAGGCCAGTGCCCTGATCCACGATGACCTGATGGACCGCTCGGACACCCGGCGCGGTGAGCCGGCGGTGCACCGGCGGTTCGCCGCCCGGCACCGCGCCGCCGGCTGGGGCGGCGACCCGGACGGGTTCGGCGACGCGGCCGCGATCCTCCTCGGCGACCTCTGCCTGGTCTGGTCCGACGAGCTGCTGCACTCCGCCGGCCTCGACCCGGGCACGGTGGCCCGGGCCCGGCCGGTCTTCGACGAGATGCGGACCGAGGTGACCGTCGGGCAGTACCTGGACGTGCTGACCCAGGCCACCGGCGACACCTCGCTGGAGCGGGCCGGCAAGGTGGCCCGCTACAAGTCGGCGAAGTACACGGTCGAGCGGCCGCTGCTGCTCGGTGCGGCGCTGGCCGACGCGCCAGCCGAGGTGCGGGCGGCGTACTCGGCGTACGGGCTGCCGCTGGGTGAGGCGTTCCAGCTCCGCGACGACGTGCTGGGCGTCTTCGGCGACCCGGCGCAGACCGGCAAGCCGGCCGGCGACGACCTGCGCGAGGGCAAGCGGACGTACCTGGTGGCGGCGACGTGGGAGGCGCTCGACGGGGCCGGCCGGGACGTGCTGCTGGGCGGGCTCGGCGATCCGGGGCTGGACGCGGCCGGGGTGGACCGGCTGCGGGAGCTGATCCGCGGCAGCGGGGCGCTGGACCGTACCGAGCAGCGGATCGGCACGCTCACCGAGAGCGCACTGGCCGCCCTCACCACGGTCGACCTGGACACCGAGGCCCGGCAGGCGCTGGTGGACCTGGCCATCGCCGCCACCCGCCGCGCCGACTGACCAGCCCGGTCCCGGCCGGGTCGGTCCCGTCCGACCCGGCCGATCACGGGGTTGGCGGCGTTCCCGAACGCGGGACACGCCGCCAACCCCATGATCACCGCTGGGAGCGGGGTGGGACGGGTGGGACGGGTCAGAAACCGAGGGCCTGGGCGCGGCGCTTGACCTCGCGGGCGAGGTCGCCGCCGAGGGCGACGGCCGGGGTGCCGGGGAGGCTCGGGTCCTCCTCGTACAGCCAGCGCAGCGCGGCCTCGTCGTCGTAGCCGGCGTCGGCGAGCAGGTTGAGCACGCCGGGCAGGTGCTTGCGCACGGTCTGGTTGGCCACCAGGTCGGCCGGGATCCGGCGGACGCCGTCGCGGCGTACCGCGATCACCTCGCGGTCCCGGATCATCTGGTGGACCTTGCTGATCGACAGGTCGAGCCGCTCGGCGACGTCCGGCAGGGTCAGCCAGGCGGCCGGGTCGGCGGGTCCGGGCAGGTCCGCGCCGGTGGCGGCCTGGTCGGCGGGTACGGAATCGGTCACCCGACCAGCCTGCCACGTACGGTGGGCGGGCCCGGCAACGGCACCCCCACCGGTCGGCCCGCCGGTCCGGACGGCCGGACGAGCGCGGCGGGACGGAACAGGTCGCACCCCATCTGTAGCATCCTGTTCAACCTTCACCCTCTGGACACATAGACTGCCTGCCGATGGACACACAGGTCGCCGACACGTTGCTGGGCTCGCTGATCGACGGGCGCTACCGCATCCGCGGTCGCGTGGCGCGTGGCGGCATGGCGACCGTGTACACCGCCACCGACGAGCGCCTCGAGCGCACCGTGGCGGTCAAGATCATTCATCCGACCCAGGCACCCGAGGCCCGCGCCCGGATGGCCGGTTTCGTGGAGCGGTTCACCGACGAGGCGAAGACCATCGCCCGGTTGACCCACCCGAACGTGGTCGCGGTCTACGACCAGGGAACCCACGACGGCCTGCCCTACCTGGTGATGGAGTACGTCCGCGGTCGCACCCTGCGCGACGTGCTCACCGAGCGGCGCCGGCTCGACCCGGACGAGGCGCTCGCGATCGCCGAGCAGATGCTCGCCGCGATCGCCGCCGCGCACCGCGCCGGCCTGGTGCACCGGGACGTCAAGCCGGAGAACGTACTGGTCGCCGAGGCACCCACCGGCGGCATGACCAGCCTGGTCGACAGCGTGGTCAAGGTGGCCGACTTCGGGCTGGCCCGGGCGGTCGAGGCGAGCTCCGAGGAGGAGAACGGCAACCAGCTGATGGCGACCGTGGCGTACGTCGCTCCGGAGTTGGTCACCGAGGGCCGCGCGGACGCCCGCACCGACGTCTACTCGGCCGGCATCGTGCTGTTCGAGATGCTCACCGGCCGGGTGCCCTACGACGGGGACCGGCCGGTGGACGTGGCCTGGCAGCACGTCGACCGGGACGTGCCGGCGCCCTCCACGCTGGTGCCCGCGCTGCCGAGGTCGCTGGACGACCTGGTCGGCCGGGCCACCCGGCGGGACCCGGGCGCCCGGCCCGCCGACGCCGGCGCGCTGCTGGCGCAGGTGCAGGTGGCCCGCGACGAACTGGGCGCCGCCAACTCGCACACCGCCGTGCTGCGCCGGGTCGGCGACGCCACCGCGGTGGCCGAGCCCACCATGGTGGTGTCCGCCGTGCGTCCCGTCGAGCGGCCTGCCTGGGCCCGGCTGCCGGAGGGTGACGGGCAGCGTCCGCACCGCCGCCGGGCCGGT
The Micromonospora sp. R77 DNA segment above includes these coding regions:
- a CDS encoding polyprenyl synthetase family protein → MTHAAPVSPVDRAGLRQRIDKALTEFLAGQRGWMADVDDALAPVAEAIEAFVLGGGKRLRPAFAYWGYRGAGGVDTDQVVTTLAALEFVQASALIHDDLMDRSDTRRGEPAVHRRFAARHRAAGWGGDPDGFGDAAAILLGDLCLVWSDELLHSAGLDPGTVARARPVFDEMRTEVTVGQYLDVLTQATGDTSLERAGKVARYKSAKYTVERPLLLGAALADAPAEVRAAYSAYGLPLGEAFQLRDDVLGVFGDPAQTGKPAGDDLREGKRTYLVAATWEALDGAGRDVLLGGLGDPGLDAAGVDRLRELIRGSGALDRTEQRIGTLTESALAALTTVDLDTEARQALVDLAIAATRRAD
- the pknB gene encoding Stk1 family PASTA domain-containing Ser/Thr kinase; the protein is MDTQVADTLLGSLIDGRYRIRGRVARGGMATVYTATDERLERTVAVKIIHPTQAPEARARMAGFVERFTDEAKTIARLTHPNVVAVYDQGTHDGLPYLVMEYVRGRTLRDVLTERRRLDPDEALAIAEQMLAAIAAAHRAGLVHRDVKPENVLVAEAPTGGMTSLVDSVVKVADFGLARAVEASSEEENGNQLMATVAYVAPELVTEGRADARTDVYSAGIVLFEMLTGRVPYDGDRPVDVAWQHVDRDVPAPSTLVPALPRSLDDLVGRATRRDPGARPADAGALLAQVQVARDELGAANSHTAVLRRVGDATAVAEPTMVVSAVRPVERPAWARLPEGDGQRPHRRRAGGEDAGLGTRLAGLRTRVMGSPRGRLAVAAAAVALGLVAALGGWWFGVGRYTVAPQLVSLTKADAEARAARAGFTLTYADPRYDEKTPKDTVLGQQPASAARIVKGGTITLTLSLGPERLPVPDVVGKDFELAQAELTDAKLVAAKGAARYDDNLPAGVVLGTDPKVGTSVKPGTKITLVLSKGRAPITVPNLVGKNVAEARATLAQLGLTPVETYKDSDKPKDEVLGQSPADGTGVEKGTQVKLELSKGPAQVVVPRVVDLPCQQAKQTLESQGFPVTIQLNPNGVARFQNPGENSQVPPGTPVTLTCL
- a CDS encoding CDP-alcohol phosphatidyltransferase family protein, which gives rise to MVGTQLNWDQYATAWARLHGGFDPRAAAPVVRAWLRFAYHVGFVLGRLRVGPTAVTVVGVLLCFCVPLLVGRPGDGPVLGALFVLLAAVADSVDGAVAVATNRTTRLGYVYDSVADRLGEAAWLTAFWLLGAPGALVAAAGGLSWLHEYVRARAVAAGMREIGTVTVGERPTRVSVALVGLLVAGLAGLIDTDLTAGTITMATTVWVLLAGFGLGQLLSAVRRALLDAG
- a CDS encoding helix-turn-helix domain-containing protein, which codes for MTPFPPSGPRLLGPFLAELRLARGWSQQRIAAELCAASGVPTLTRHEVSRWERQLRLPGDFWLGWLAVVLGVPGELLTDAAARSRRWGAPAGGPVGVRSRPGRPCSPWRTAGWPIRPASRSVARRGVPCRARTGRTRTAPVPGPVRPARRPRRWPSCAGGTTSRAARTWPATACAGCAGPPGRSPSPGRRPPAAAARPRRGGPAQRLAERRRR
- a CDS encoding Rv2175c family DNA-binding protein, translated to MTDSVPADQAATGADLPGPADPAAWLTLPDVAERLDLSISKVHQMIRDREVIAVRRDGVRRIPADLVANQTVRKHLPGVLNLLADAGYDDEAALRWLYEEDPSLPGTPAVALGGDLAREVKRRAQALGF
- a CDS encoding NAD(P)/FAD-dependent oxidoreductase; the encoded protein is MARIVVIGAGVGGLATAARLAVTGHEVTVFERADTVGGKLGRYVHDTPDGAYHFDTGPSLLTLPQVFHDLFEATGAKLDEYLDLTPLDPIVRHVFPGGGPTLDSCADPAEFAARIGATLGDRSAADWQRLWRRAARVWEASHRDILRRPIDSPRDLAALAWRLGDLAAIGPGRTLRGLGRSHLSDPRLRMLLDRYATYTGADPRRAPAALVAVPYAELAYGGWYLRGGLGTLADALLSRCLDLGVVVQTGTTVTRIDATGGRVHGVRLAGVAAPVPADAVVANVDALTLYRDLLPSPRRLAGLGDRSLAGFVLLLGVRGDTGLAHHNVFFPRDYDAEFDAVFGDPGRGIRARPALDPTVFVTVADDPSVRPDGHEAWFVLVNAARHGTAAGAVDWRRPGLAEAYADRILDVLAERGVDVRDRLVFREIRTPADLDAATGAPGGAIYGTAGGLLRPANRGPAAGLWLVGGSGHPGGGLPMVTLSAEIVAQDIGPAW
- the metF gene encoding methylenetetrahydrofolate reductase [NAD(P)H] produces the protein MALGLPSVLPNPQPAIGELIRDRRPTFSFEFFPPKTAQGERLLWQAIRELESLRPSFVSITYGAGGSTRDTTVAVTERIATETTLLPMAHLTAVNHSVAELRHVIGRLAGVGVRNVLAVRGDPPGNPGGEWVPHPEGVHYAEDLVRLVRDAGDFSVGVAAFPYKHPRSADVATDTAHFVRKCRAGAEFAITQMFFDADDYLRLRDRVAAAGCDTPILAGVMPVTQIGTIERSVQLSGAPFPPALAARFAQVADDPEAVRRLGIEQASEMCAKLLDEGVPGIHFITLNRSTATREVWQHLQADARV